In one Cygnus atratus isolate AKBS03 ecotype Queensland, Australia chromosome 14, CAtr_DNAZoo_HiC_assembly, whole genome shotgun sequence genomic region, the following are encoded:
- the LOC118254424 gene encoding histidine--tRNA ligase, cytoplasmic-like: protein MLRLRLAAAAWCSAPRRPLSVSPQGLAAGSALKTPKGTRDHPPAQVALRDRLVGTVVACFKRHGAAAIDTPVLELRETLMGKYGDNSKLIYELQDQGGELLALRYDLTVPFARYLAMNKITNIKRYHVAKVYRRDNPATTRGRYREFYQCDFDIAGQFDPMLPDAECLKIVHEILSDLQLGDFLIKVNDRRILNGVLAVCGIPESKFITTCSTIDKLDKVPWEYVKNEMVGEKGLSPEAADRIGEYVQLHGGLDLIEQLLQDPKLSQNKLAKEGLGDMKLLFEYLTLFGITGKISFDLSLARGLDYYTGVIFEAVLLQQQNDHVEDLVSVGSVAGGGRYDGLVGMFDPKGRKVPCVGVSIGIERIFSILEQRVKASGEKVRTTETQVLVATPQKHLLSARLKLISELWDARIKAEMLYKKDPTLLKQLQYCEDMGIPLAAIIGEQELSDGVVKLRDVATREEVDIPREGLADEIRRRLEP from the exons ATGTTGCGGCTGCGcctggccgccgccgcctggtgctccgcgccccgccggccccTCTCCGTGTCCCCGCAGGGGCTGGCGGCGGGCTCGGCCCTGAAGACGCCCAAG GGCACCCGCGACCACCCCCCCGCGCAGGTGGCGCTCCGCGACCGGCTCGTCGGCACCGTCGTGGCCTGCTTCAAGCGGCACGGGGCGGCCGCCATCGACACCCCCGTGCTGGAGCTGCGG GAAACGCTGATGGGGAAGTACGGCGACAACTCAAAGCTCATCTATGAGCTGCAGGATCAAGGTGGAGAGCTGCTGGCCCTGCGCTACGACTTGACT GTGCCCTTTGCTCGCTACTTGGCAATGAACAAAATCACCAACATCAAGCGCTACCACGTCGCTAAGGTGTACAGGCGGGACAACCCGGCCACGACCAGGGGCCGCTACAGGGAGTTCTACCAGTGC GATTTTGACATCGCTGGCCAGTTTGACCCTATGCTTCCTGATGCTGAGTGCCTGAAGATAGTGCACGAGATCCTGAGTGACCTGCAGCTTGGGGACTTTCTCATTAAG GTCAATGACAGACGAATTTTGAATGGTGTGTTGGCCGTTTGTGGCATCCCGGAGAGCAAGTTCATAACTACGTGCTCAACCATAGACAAGCTGGACAAG GTGCCCTGGGAGTACGTAAAGAATGAGATGGTAGGAGAGAAGGGGCTCTCTCCCGAGGCTGCAGATCGCATTGGGGAGTACGTCCAGCTTCACG GTGGCCTGGACCTGATCGAGCAGCTTCTCCAGGACCCGAAGCTGTCCCAGAACAAGCTGGCCAAGGAGGGCCTGGGGGACATGAAGCTGCTGTTTGAGTACCTGACCCTGTTTGGCATCACAGGGAAG ATCTCGTTTGACCTGAGCCTGGCGCGAGGCCTGGACTACTACACAGGGGTGATCTTTGaggctgtcctgctgcagcagcagaatgacCACGTGGAAGATCTGGTCAGCGTTGGGAGCGTGGCCGGAGGCGGTCGTTACGATGGTCTGGTGGGGATGTTTGATCCCAAGGGACGGAAGGTGCCCTGTGTGGGGGTCAGCATAGGGATCGAGCGGATCTTCTCCATCCTAGAGCAGAGAGTGAAG GCTTCTGGGGAGAAAGTTCGAACGACTGAGACACAAGTGCTGGTGGCTACGCCTCAGAAACACTTACTCAGTGCAAGACTGAAGCTAATCTCTGAGCTATGGGATGCAAGGATCAAG GCAGAAATGCTGTACAAGAAGGATCCTACACTGCTGAAACAGCTGCAGTATTGTGAGGACATGGGGATCCCTCTTGCTGCCATTATAGGAGAGCAGGAACTGTCAGATGGAGTTGTCAAGCTGCGAGATGTTGCAACAAGAGAGGAG GTTGATATCCCAAGAGAAGGGCTTGCCGATGAGATCCGAAGAAGGCTGGAGCCCTAG
- the ZMAT2 gene encoding zinc finger matrin-type protein 2, whose amino-acid sequence MASGSGTKNLDFRRKWDKDEYEKLAEKRLTEEREKKDGKPAQPVKRELLRHRDYKVDLESKLGKTIVITKTTPQSEMGGYYCNVCDCVVKDSINFLDHINGKKHQRNLGMSMRVERSTLDQVKKRFEVNKKKMEEKQKDYDFEERMKELREEEEKAKAYKKEKQREKKRRAEEDLTFEEDDEMAAVMGFSGFGSTKKNH is encoded by the exons ATGGCGTCGGGCAGCGGG ACTAAGAACTTGGACTTCCGTCGAAAGTGGGACAAAGATGAATATGAGAAACTTGCAGAGAAGCGGCTCAcggaggagagagagaagaaagatg GCAAACCAGCTCAGCCCGTCAAAAGGGAACTTCTGCGGCACCGAGACTACAAAGTGGACCTGGAATCAAAGCTGGGGAAAACCATCGTCATCACCAAAACTACCCCTCAATCAGAGATGGGAGG GTATTACTGTAATGTATGCGACTGTGTGGTGAAAGACTCCATTAACTTCTTGGATCACATCAATGGCAAAAAAC ACCAGAGAAATCTGGGCATGTCCATGCGGGTGGAGCGCTCCACGCTGGACCAGGTGAAGAAGCGCTTTGAGGTGAACAAGAAGAAGatggaggagaaacagaaagactATGACTTTGAGGAGAGGATGAAGGAACTCCGTGAGGAG gaggaaaaggcGAAAGCCTAcaagaaggagaagcagagagagaagaaaaggagggcAGAGGAAGATTTGACATTTGAAGAGGATGATGAAATGGCAGCTGTGATGGGTTTCTCTGGTTTTGGCTCAACCAAAAAGAATCACTGA